CTACAATTGTTTTTTCTGAATAGGTACTTATTATAACACCTTTTTTAAATAAAGCAAATCTTCCTCTCCCTCCTGCTATTCCTATATCTGCCTGTTTCGCCTCTCCAGGTCCGTTGACACTGCATCCCATTACTGCTATTTTCAAGTCCTTTACTCTTGGATATTTTTCTTCAAGCGCCTTTATTTCTTTTTCAACTTTCCTCAAGACATCTTTTAAGTTCACCTGGGTTCTACCGCAGGTAGGGCAGGATATAATCTCTGATTCAAATCTTCTTAAACCGGCTGACTGGAGTATTGCTTTACCTATCTCTATTTCTTTATATGATGGCTCTGTAAGAGAAACACGTATTGTATCTCCTATCCCTTCAAGTAATAATACCCCTATGCCTAAAACGGACTTACTAAATGCAAGGGCACCCCTTCCTGCTTCTGTAATACCTAAATGTAAAGGATAGTCCACGAGTTCAGATATTTTTCTATAACAGGCAACTGTTTCTTTCACTGAAGGCGTCTTTAGAGAGATAACAGTATTATGGAAGTCCATATCCTCAATAAGTTTTAATGTATCCAGAGCAGAAGATACCATGCTTTTTACAAGATTACTTCCTATCTTCACAGAACCAGAGTTTATACCTATCCGAATGGCTATACCTTTTTCTTTTGCTACTTTCACTATCTCTTTTATATCCCTTTGAAGCATATTCCCAGGGTTTATCCGTATCTTATCCGCACCATTTTCTATAGCAAGAAAAGCAAGTTTTTTATGGTAATGTATATCTGCTACCAGAGGAATATTTATCTTGTCTTTAAGAACCTTCAGCCCTTTTATATCTTCCTCGTTAAGGACCGCTACTCTTATAATCTCTGCCCCTGCCCTTATCATCCTTTTTGCTTCAGTTATCAAACTGTTTATATCTGCTGTGCTGCATTTTGTCATCCCCTGAACAGATATAGGTGCATTACCTCCTATATATACATTACCTACCTTTACCTTTTTTGTCTTCCTTTTTATCTCTTTCATTTCTCTATCTATCTACCAATACTTTACTTATATCTACTTTTTTCCTACTGCCTCTTCCAGTACT
The window above is part of the bacterium genome. Proteins encoded here:
- the ispG gene encoding flavodoxin-dependent (E)-4-hydroxy-3-methylbut-2-enyl-diphosphate synthase, whose amino-acid sequence is MKEIKRKTKKVKVGNVYIGGNAPISVQGMTKCSTADINSLITEAKRMIRAGAEIIRVAVLNEEDIKGLKVLKDKINIPLVADIHYHKKLAFLAIENGADKIRINPGNMLQRDIKEIVKVAKEKGIAIRIGINSGSVKIGSNLVKSMVSSALDTLKLIEDMDFHNTVISLKTPSVKETVACYRKISELVDYPLHLGITEAGRGALAFSKSVLGIGVLLLEGIGDTIRVSLTEPSYKEIEIGKAILQSAGLRRFESEIISCPTCGRTQVNLKDVLRKVEKEIKALEEKYPRVKDLKIAVMGCSVNGPGEAKQADIGIAGGRGRFALFKKGVIISTYSEKTIVEKMLTEIRILLTKGEKWKS